Proteins from one Ananas comosus cultivar F153 linkage group 5, ASM154086v1, whole genome shotgun sequence genomic window:
- the LOC109711000 gene encoding tubulin-folding cofactor B, with translation MASLLHLPADDSVLLVVTHSNIKSFSPEIRFSLQMSVEAVKEKLWRKCGTAVESMLLELHDDAGSKIADLSDNLRPLGFYSPQDRYRLHIIDLDPSSVTSGGWLEDTSLVEKYTISEEAYSKLDSNFRKFKEKMISQNPTHDKKLADNYMEELCANIKVGDRCEVEPGAKRGVVKFVGKAEALGPGFWVGIQYDEPLGKHDGMVKGIRFFECPPGHGAVVRPDKVKVGDFPERDPFEEEEEI, from the exons ATGGCTTCGCTTCTCCACCTCCCCGCCGACGACTCCGTCCTCCTCGTCGTCACCCATTCCAACATCAAGAGCTTCTCGCCCGAGATCCGCTTCTCGCTCCAA ATGAGCGTGGAGGCGGTGAAGGAGAAGCTGTGGAGGAAGTGCGGGACCGCCGTGGAATCCATGCTCCTCGAGCTCCACGACGACGCAGGATCCAAAATCGCCGACCTGAGCGATAATCTGAGGCCGCTAGGGTTCTACTCCCCGCAGGATCG GTACCGGCTGCATATTATAGATCTGGATCCTTCATCTGTGACCTCTGGCGGCTGGTTAGAAGACACATCACTCGtcgaaaaatatacaatatcaGAGGAAGCATACAGTAAACTTGATT CAAATTTCCGGAAATTTAAGGAGAAGATGATTTCTCAGAATCCTACCCATGACAAAAAG CTGGCAGACAACTACATGGAAGAGTTGTGTGCCAATATCAAG GTGGGTGATAGATGTGAAGTTGAACCAGGTGCAAAGAGGGGAGTTGTCAAGTTTGTTGGAAAAGCAGAGGCACTAGGACctggattttgggttggtattCAGTACGACGAGCCTCTGGGAAAGCATGATGGCAT GGTGAAAGGTATTCGCTTTTTTGAATGCCCACCGGGACATGGCGCTGTCGTTAGGCCCGACAAAGTCAAG GTTGGGGACTTTCCTGAGAGAGACCCAtttgaagaggaagaagagataTAA